In the Epinephelus fuscoguttatus linkage group LG10, E.fuscoguttatus.final_Chr_v1 genome, CAGCATTCTCATGGTCACAGTAGCGGTAAAAAATAAGGGTGGAGCCCGGAGGCAGCTCCTCGAAGCGGTTAATGACAGCCACAGGTTTATCTCCTTCGAAAGCTCCCTGCAACTTGCTGTCGATGTCCAGTTTGACCTGGTCGCTGTCCTGGCTGGCTTTGCTGGCCCCATCGATGTGGAGGACGGAGGCGTTGAGGGCAGAAGAGAAGGCGGAGGCCAGGCTCTGAGCCAGGCAGTGCAGTGTCTTCTCGGCTCTGTGGCCTGCAGTCAGGATCAGACTGACTGGCTCTGTGGGATGGGCTGTCTGGAGGTGCCTCAGCAGGTGAATCTTGCTCCTGTTCCAGAGCTCAGCACGCTGGTTAGGAAACTGAGTCTTAACTTTTTCCAGCTGCCTGAGGAAGATGTCTATTTGCCGCACGTCGTCCTTCTGAGGTGGAGACTCGGGTTGGAAGAGAGGTGACATCAGGATGGCAACTAATACCAGTACACCTGCTAGCAGGTACATACCATTTCCTATGGAGAGAAAGCACATGTGTTGTCTCAACCTGTATTTTATCAGTACTATATAATGCCCAGTTTACACTGACTCCTGATCACAAGACAGCAAGCTGCGTAGTGTGAACAGTATGGCGATCTGACAACTTTGAACATCTGCAGTGTGAACTTAGCGTAAGTCATTTATGACTGTGTATTAAGTAACACAACACTCAGTGTTAGAGATCAGCCTTTTTAAATGACCATCACTGAGCCGCTTTGGTCATTTGTTTAGCTAGTAACTATCAtgacacaaaaaagaaacaacagaagACAAACCAGACTAAAAGAACAACATTACCTCCAAGAGCTCTTTGAACCACTGGAACTGCAGGTTCGGCATCAGCGGCCTCCTGAATGGTAGGGCCAATTGTTTCAACACGTGTCTGTGCCTGTGGGAAGGAtattctctcctcttcttcctcaggaGCTACAACCTCCTCTGGACAGCTTCCATCTTCTGATCATTGGGAGAGAAAAACAGGTTAACTCAAACTAATCTAAAGAGACACTCCAACCACTGGAAGCCACTTGTGCAGCTGCATGTTCGTGctccctcactggcttcccacTACGGCTGTCAAAATGGGTCAAAAATAATCTTCATATATGTTAGAGTATATTTAAATACCTATTCTTACACATTATGTCCATATGTGTGTGGATGGAGTAGGTGGATGGTGTTGTCATGGAAACGTAATGGCCCTCCTGTTTCGCCTCCCCCAGGCCAACAACAttggctctgtcagcactgtttgcgctgttagcactgttagctgctagccactggcACCTCCATGCTGAGGGAAGCATCTAATCCCggctcagactctgaatcatagattgGTCTGAATGTGATACATACCATCTTCAGTTTAATTTTACTGTATAAAGAACTACATTCAATGCTGAGTGAACTGCGCTGTGTGTACTGTTTATAGCTTCAAAAAGCATGTTCTTTTTTGTCCACAAAGGGGCACTCTTAGTTTCTTGTTATAGTATGGGGCACTGTTGGTTTTGCGGTTGCATGCATGCTGCTTAGGGGAAAGGTGACTGTGGTACTCTGAAGTTCAGTAGACCACTAAACTCCAGAGGTTGACAGCAACagtagtgtgttttttttaacacaataaaataataattttcataATCTAATTTTCTACTTTTTTGTACTATTCGAATACATTTTCGAATTTTGAATAATTGTTGACAGCGCTACTTTTCCACCAGTGGACACTACTTAAGACTGAAACTCGAAAAAAAATTCCAGTCATTGAAATTTCAGAAAAGTCACACTCACCCTCTTCAGCCTCAGCATTTGTGTTGTCAGTGTCTGGGATTTCTTTATCAGGTCCATCTACTCGGTCACTTCTGTCACCCAGGGTTGGTGAGCTGGTTGTTTCTGGTTCTTTCTCCTCCCCAGTGCGATGCCCTCCTGAAAACAATACAACAGTTTAACTTCCACAGCAGCTCAAGCATCACTGTCTCTACAGTTACATTTTAGATGGGATTTAAAAATTTCCAGTGCAATAAGAGTTGCCTTTATAATCTCACAGAATTAAAGGATAGGTTCACGATTTTTAAGTCCATTTTATAACAATACTAACGTATGTCCACATGTACATAGAAACAGTTGTTGGTCAAGCTAATTCTTCCTCCATTTCATACTAGAAATGGAGAGAttcctttttaaaattattcCAGTGTAAGTGATCGGGGAGTGTTTGGAGTAAAAATGACTTCTCAAGTCTGGCTAAAGCTAAAACGAGGCTTCAGCAGTCTTGAGTTGGCCAAATTAAGAAAGTATTAAGAAAGTTGCGTTTCCTTGCTGAGCTGCAGTGGAGGGATAGCAACACAGAGAGGGAATTTTGCACTAAAAAAAGGGCACAAGAGCATTATTCTACAACAGACTTGAAAAAATTTGAACCTACGCTTTGACAAAAAACTGTGCGCTTGTACAAGGCAAAAAGGAATTTCTGCAACTGAGCAGTATTTGTGGTGTTGATGGCAACATTTCTATATAGAGATGATATTTTACAGTGAATGCAATGACATGATGGAAGCCTCATCTCATTGCACAGAAccaacacatcacacacacaacataaagTATGCAGTAAATCGACTTTTACACAACACAGTAAAGTGGGCCACGACCCAGTGAGAGAGACAAGTTACACAACTTTTACATTACTTATAATTGCAACAAATGACGAATATAGACGTCTGAAGCAAGCTTTACAAATGTGAGTCGATATATGTGCCCTGGCTCTTTGACACAggtgaaaacaatgaataataatgtgtgAATCGATTGTTATAACACTCAGATAGGAACACTCACTGGAAATCTTCTCAGCTGCCATGTTCGGTTGCTCATTTCTTGGTTTCCCTGTGCTGTAATCACCATGACTTCTTTCATCAGCCTGGAGCGGGGTGCTGTTCTCCTTCATATTCGGCTTTGTGTCCTCAATTGGAGCTGAAGGTTCTTCTGTAGTAAACAGAAATCAAGTGTCATTGAAGTTAAGTCTGATTGATTGGTTGGCTACTGTTTGGTTTTCATTTTCCGAACCATCTACTTTCTCATCAACACACCTTTTGCCTTACAAATTCATTTACAATAACAttatgttggtttggtgtgaaATTCCTTCTGTATTTTCAATTGAATATGACTCCTTGCTGAGCTGCAGTGGAGAGACATTAACACAAACAGGGAATGCCTGAATCACCTGTTATAccacttagaaaggaataggaACACTCACCAGAAATCTCAGCTGTCACGGTTGGTTGCTCATTTCTTGGTTTCTCTGTGCTATAATCACCATGACTTTCTTCATCAGCCTGAAGTGCGGGGCTGTTCTCCTTCACATTCAGCACTGTGTTCACATCTGGAGCTGAAGAGTCTTctgtaataaaaacagaaattaagtgTCATCTAagcagggttcccacagtcatggaaaatctggaa is a window encoding:
- the LOC125895823 gene encoding torsin-1A-interacting protein 2-like isoform X1 yields the protein MAEQDTDHHHKAGKEEETQPTNMDRVSPFDESKQEETDIALNLKQQLSDDSAASSAPMGSETNNDSGKDMEQHDVKKESSPSDEDTMLNIKEKSILPQADEESHGDYSTEKRRNEQLNMTAEEISKDSSAPDVNTVLNVKENSPALQADEESHGDYSTEKPRNEQPTVTAEISEEPSAPIEDTKPNMKENSTPLQADERSHGDYSTGKPRNEQPNMAAEKISRGHRTGEEKEPETTSSPTLGDRSDRVDGPDKEIPDTDNTNAEAEEEDGSCPEEVVAPEEEEERISFPQAQTRVETIGPTIQEAADAEPAVPVVQRALGGNGMYLLAGVLVLVAILMSPLFQPESPPQKDDVRQIDIFLRQLEKVKTQFPNQRAELWNRSKIHLLRHLQTAHPTEPVSLILTAGHRAEKTLHCLAQSLASAFSSALNASVLHIDGASKASQDSDQVKLDIDSKLQGAFEGDKPVAVINRFEELPPGSTLIFYRYCDHENAAYKKTCLIFTVLLGEEEEIPAETRLSTVEEMVDDHLQKKFLSDEYPVSFDKMDIDKYGGLWSRISHLILPVAADGRIEHEGCSGI
- the LOC125895823 gene encoding torsin-1A-interacting protein 2-like isoform X2, whose protein sequence is MAEQDTDHHHKAGKEEETQPTNMDRVSPFDESKQEETDIALNLKQQLSDDSAASSAPMGSETNNDSGKDMEQHDVKKESSPSDEDTMLNIKEKSILPQADEESHGDYSTEKRRNEQLNMTAEEISNSSAPDVNTVLNVKENSPALQADEESHGDYSTEKPRNEQPTVTAEISEEPSAPIEDTKPNMKENSTPLQADERSHGDYSTGKPRNEQPNMAAEKISRGHRTGEEKEPETTSSPTLGDRSDRVDGPDKEIPDTDNTNAEAEEEDGSCPEEVVAPEEEEERISFPQAQTRVETIGPTIQEAADAEPAVPVVQRALGGNGMYLLAGVLVLVAILMSPLFQPESPPQKDDVRQIDIFLRQLEKVKTQFPNQRAELWNRSKIHLLRHLQTAHPTEPVSLILTAGHRAEKTLHCLAQSLASAFSSALNASVLHIDGASKASQDSDQVKLDIDSKLQGAFEGDKPVAVINRFEELPPGSTLIFYRYCDHENAAYKKTCLIFTVLLGEEEEIPAETRLSTVEEMVDDHLQKKFLSDEYPVSFDKMDIDKYGGLWSRISHLILPVAADGRIEHEGCSGI